In a genomic window of Mucilaginibacter sp. KACC 22063:
- a CDS encoding lysylphosphatidylglycerol synthase transmembrane domain-containing protein — protein sequence MTDTEKADKPKTTKDKLWAVAKTLLKIAVTAVLLYYIFQKIDLTKVKALLHEANTFWIIAAMICFFISTLVSSWRLLTFFRSINLDLDWRFNLRLYLLGMFYNLFLPGGIGGDGYKIWLLNKRYKMPAKKVFWVLLFDRLSGFWAIGFITVVLVIFLPQMGVHVAIPAAIFVVGTAIYYFVAHKFFKEYTRNFFLGHAKAIGVQSLQVCTILLVMLSLHHNEKFAPYLFAFLTSSLAAVVPFTFGGLGMREYIFKFTVSEFHMDQELAVFLSLSFYVISATISLLGMYYVFNTSKLEEGLPAIEEDHHQTPAQQ from the coding sequence ATGACAGATACAGAAAAGGCAGATAAGCCAAAAACTACAAAGGATAAGCTTTGGGCTGTAGCCAAAACGCTTTTAAAAATTGCGGTAACTGCGGTTTTACTTTACTATATCTTTCAAAAGATAGATCTTACAAAAGTGAAGGCCCTGCTGCATGAGGCTAATACCTTCTGGATTATTGCAGCAATGATTTGCTTCTTTATATCCACGCTGGTGTCGTCATGGCGGTTACTTACCTTCTTCCGCTCTATCAACCTGGATCTCGACTGGCGTTTTAACCTGCGTTTATACTTACTGGGTATGTTTTACAACCTGTTTTTACCAGGTGGCATAGGCGGCGATGGTTATAAAATATGGCTGCTGAACAAACGCTATAAAATGCCTGCTAAAAAAGTTTTCTGGGTACTGCTTTTCGACAGGCTGAGCGGCTTTTGGGCAATCGGTTTTATCACAGTTGTACTTGTTATCTTTTTGCCGCAAATGGGCGTACACGTTGCTATACCAGCTGCTATTTTTGTTGTAGGCACCGCCATATATTACTTTGTTGCTCACAAGTTTTTTAAAGAATACACCCGTAATTTTTTCCTGGGTCATGCGAAGGCAATAGGTGTGCAATCTTTACAGGTATGTACTATTTTACTGGTAATGCTAAGCCTGCACCATAACGAGAAATTTGCGCCTTACCTGTTTGCATTTTTAACCTCTTCGCTTGCCGCCGTGGTGCCTTTTACATTCGGTGGTTTAGGCATGCGCGAATACATTTTCAAGTTCACTGTTTCTGAGTTTCACATGGATCAGGAACTGGCTGTATTTTTAAGCTTGTCCTTTTATGTAATATCTGCAACCATATCATTGCTGGGCATGTATTATGTATTCAACACTTCAAAATTAGAAGAGGGTTTACCTGCGATAGAAGAAGATCATCATCAAACTCCTGCACAGCAGTAG
- a CDS encoding SRPBCC family protein, whose translation MPLIALQTFINAPQQVCFDLSRSIDLHKISTAHTNEEAVAGVTSGLIGMNETVTWRAKHLGIWFQLTSKITQFDPFNAFTDEMVKGPFKYIHHQHIFEVRNGGTLMTDMFSFASPFGLLGLIADKVLLTSHLKKLLIQRNEIIKEYAESDRWKDVISYQ comes from the coding sequence ATGCCACTCATCGCTCTCCAAACTTTCATCAATGCTCCCCAGCAGGTGTGCTTTGATTTGTCAAGGAGTATTGATCTGCATAAAATTTCCACTGCTCATACTAATGAAGAGGCTGTGGCCGGAGTTACAAGTGGCTTAATTGGTATGAACGAAACCGTTACCTGGCGGGCAAAGCATTTGGGCATTTGGTTTCAACTAACCTCCAAAATTACGCAGTTTGACCCCTTTAATGCTTTTACTGATGAAATGGTGAAAGGTCCGTTTAAGTATATTCATCATCAGCACATTTTTGAAGTCAGAAACGGCGGAACATTGATGACAGACATGTTCAGTTTTGCTTCTCCGTTTGGTTTGTTAGGCTTAATTGCTGATAAGGTTTTGCTTACAAGCCATCTTAAGAAATTACTCATTCAAAGAAATGAAATTATTAAAGAATATGCCGAAAGCGATCGATGGAAAGATGTGATAAGTTATCAGTAA
- a CDS encoding four helix bundle protein has translation MAFKFEKLQVWQMALDLTDEIDRLTKKSFPKDELFILTSQIKRAADSVVLNIAEGCTGQTNPVFKTFLGYSLRSAIEVVSCLFIAKRRGFIIQSDFQKLYDDYESLTKMITSLRNTL, from the coding sequence ATGGCTTTTAAATTTGAAAAACTTCAAGTTTGGCAAATGGCTTTAGACTTAACTGATGAAATAGATCGGTTAACAAAAAAGAGTTTTCCAAAAGATGAGCTATTTATATTGACATCACAAATTAAGCGTGCTGCTGATTCAGTGGTATTAAATATTGCCGAAGGCTGTACAGGACAAACTAATCCAGTATTCAAAACATTTTTAGGTTATTCGTTAAGATCAGCTATTGAAGTGGTTTCATGCCTCTTTATTGCGAAACGACGTGGCTTTATAATACAATCTGATTTTCAAAAATTATATGATGACTATGAATCTTTGACCAAGATGATTACGTCATTAAGAAATACGCTATAA
- a CDS encoding DNA polymerase III subunit gamma/tau — protein MDNFIVSARKYRPATFETVVGQQHVTNTLKNAIKSNQLAQAFLFCGPRGVGKTTCARILAKTINCTNLQPNGEACGECDSCRAFQNGNSFNVHELDAASNNSVDDIRNLIDQVRIPPQAGRYKVYIIDEVHMLSQAAFNAFLKTLEEPPNYAIFILATTEKHKILPTILSRCQIFDFNRIRVEDMSAHLASIAVKENIKYEDDGLHIIAQKADGGLRDALSMFDQIVSFSGANVTYKTVIDNLNILDYDYYFSLTDSLMKEETSKTLLIFDEILSKGFDGSHFISGLASHLRNLLVGKDAATLKLLEVSEGVRQRYLQQSQTASGSFLLSALNIANQCEVNYRMSKNQRLQVELALLKMCHLTSALSMASVTQSTSVNGEQKKKPDTPAVAEAAKPYEAPAAKAAPVVNDTQAQYQQKPEAATPPPVHATPPVTAPVAEKPKVFIPNLQSTMKSVTIPSLNDLGNTATVEADEDDPYLKGSDKEPFTMDTFLKKWNEYAAKLKAESKMGLFTIFTAEAPRQLSPLHFEVLLTTKAQENSFRDEKPSLMNFLRSELRNFSLEVTTRMVEATATKRPYTDLEKFQHMAAKNPHLRELHKRFNLDFN, from the coding sequence GTGGATAATTTTATAGTTTCGGCTCGTAAATACCGTCCGGCTACTTTTGAAACCGTTGTAGGTCAGCAACATGTGACCAACACTTTAAAAAACGCAATCAAAAGTAATCAGCTGGCACAGGCATTTTTATTCTGCGGGCCGCGTGGAGTAGGGAAAACAACATGTGCGCGTATCCTGGCAAAAACCATTAATTGCACCAACCTGCAGCCAAATGGCGAAGCCTGCGGCGAATGCGATTCGTGCCGCGCATTTCAAAATGGCAATTCTTTTAACGTTCATGAGTTAGATGCGGCATCAAATAACTCGGTTGATGATATCCGTAACCTGATTGACCAGGTGCGTATACCACCTCAGGCAGGCAGGTATAAGGTATATATCATCGATGAGGTGCACATGCTATCTCAGGCAGCTTTCAATGCTTTTTTGAAAACTTTGGAAGAACCGCCAAACTATGCCATTTTCATCCTGGCTACTACAGAGAAGCATAAAATTCTTCCTACTATACTTTCGCGATGCCAGATCTTTGATTTCAACCGTATCCGTGTTGAGGATATGTCGGCTCACCTAGCATCTATCGCTGTAAAAGAAAATATTAAATACGAGGACGACGGCCTGCATATCATTGCTCAGAAAGCAGATGGCGGTTTGCGCGATGCCTTGTCTATGTTTGATCAGATTGTAAGTTTTTCTGGGGCTAATGTTACCTATAAAACGGTAATAGATAACCTGAACATTCTTGATTACGACTATTATTTCAGCCTGACCGACAGCCTGATGAAAGAGGAAACGTCAAAAACCCTGTTGATTTTTGATGAAATACTTTCAAAGGGATTTGATGGCAGCCATTTTATATCAGGCCTTGCATCGCACCTGCGAAATCTTTTGGTAGGTAAAGATGCTGCTACGCTAAAACTGCTGGAGGTAAGCGAGGGCGTACGCCAGCGTTACCTTCAACAATCGCAAACAGCCAGCGGATCGTTTTTGCTTTCGGCATTAAATATTGCCAATCAATGCGAGGTGAATTACCGCATGAGTAAAAATCAGCGTTTGCAGGTTGAATTAGCTTTGCTCAAGATGTGCCACCTCACCTCTGCACTCAGCATGGCATCGGTTACGCAAAGCACATCAGTAAATGGTGAGCAAAAAAAAAAACCTGATACCCCAGCAGTAGCAGAGGCAGCAAAGCCTTATGAAGCGCCCGCAGCAAAAGCAGCTCCTGTAGTAAATGATACGCAGGCGCAATATCAGCAGAAGCCTGAAGCCGCAACACCGCCGCCTGTACATGCAACTCCGCCAGTTACGGCACCTGTTGCAGAAAAGCCAAAAGTTTTTATCCCTAACCTGCAATCAACCATGAAGTCGGTGACTATACCGTCTTTAAATGATTTGGGCAATACAGCTACCGTTGAGGCAGATGAGGATGATCCTTATTTAAAAGGGTCGGACAAAGAGCCCTTTACAATGGATACTTTCCTGAAAAAATGGAATGAATACGCTGCCAAACTAAAGGCTGAAAGTAAGATGGGATTATTTACCATTTTTACTGCTGAAGCGCCAAGGCAATTGTCTCCGCTTCATTTTGAAGTTTTGCTAACCACTAAAGCTCAGGAAAATAGTTTCAGGGACGAAAAGCCCTCATTGATGAACTTTTTACGCTCTGAACTAAGGAACTTTAGCTTAGAAGTAACTACCCGTATGGTAGAGGCTACTGCAACTAAAAGGCCTTATACCGATTTGGAAAAGTTTCAGCACATGGCAGCTAAAAACCCGCATTTGAGAGAGTTGCACAAACGCTTTAACCTCGATTTTAATTAA
- a CDS encoding helix-turn-helix domain-containing protein, with protein METLAAKLPKKIFSRAHEITADYLKAVDKHLDDVANGSVTEMFEIRDFAELLHIHPTHLSNTIKLITGKHPCYYIESRLMDIVKDKLLNTNLSIAEIARQLTYDPSNFTKFFKHFEGITPNQYRQQYKKF; from the coding sequence ATGGAAACACTCGCAGCCAAGCTTCCAAAAAAGATATTTTCGCGTGCGCATGAAATTACCGCCGATTACCTGAAGGCTGTAGATAAACATCTGGACGATGTTGCCAATGGTTCAGTAACGGAAATGTTCGAGATACGGGATTTTGCAGAGCTATTGCATATCCACCCTACGCATTTAAGCAATACCATTAAACTTATCACTGGCAAGCATCCATGTTATTATATAGAAAGCAGGCTGATGGATATTGTAAAGGATAAATTGCTGAACACAAATTTATCTATTGCCGAAATTGCCCGGCAGCTTACTTACGACCCATCAAACTTTACTAAGTTTTTTAAGCATTTCGAAGGGATAACTCCTAATCAATATCGTCAGCAGTACAAAAAATTCTGA
- a CDS encoding aromatic amino acid hydroxylase has product MSRFNDFNNPQVAALPRHLKQFIVDQHYEHYTPVDHAVWRYVMRQNYAYLKDVAYYPYIPGLQKAGLTIEKIPNLQEMNDALAKIGWGAVTVDGFIPPAAFMEYQAYRVLVIAADIRQLKHIEYTPAPDIIHESAGHAPIIADKDYHDYLSYFGSIGAKAMFSAQDFELYEAIRALSILKEMPDADAAEIAEAEKLVEDRQQNMGEPSEMALLSRLHWWTVEYGLIGPLEDPKIYGAGLLSSIGESASCMKSDVAKITYTIDAVNYPYDITKPQPQLFVTPTFQNLIDVLEQFADTMSFRRGGSYGLQKAVDSKNTCTAVYSSGLQVSGTFTSFTEFQGQLAFVKTSGPSMLAIADKQLSGHGKDYHKDGFSSPVGRLKGFEKALEMATTEELSKLGIENGKNVSLTFESGVNVTGLITHLTYNQEKLALITFADCTVKDENGNILFDPSWGVYDMAIGERIVSVFCGAADKEAFEEIAYKSTTNTFHASYDASTLELHQLYQQVRNCRQTHSSLDYLGNVWQTLQQKHHTDWLCALEILEVLDHENAKPELASEIRDFLEQKAANEPELKKLIADGLYLIKHPVEQKLVV; this is encoded by the coding sequence ATGAGCCGTTTTAATGATTTTAATAACCCGCAGGTAGCTGCGCTGCCCCGTCATTTAAAGCAATTTATTGTAGATCAGCATTATGAGCATTACACCCCTGTTGACCATGCCGTTTGGCGGTATGTAATGCGGCAAAACTATGCTTATCTCAAAGATGTAGCCTATTATCCTTATATACCAGGCTTGCAAAAGGCTGGACTAACTATAGAGAAGATACCCAACTTGCAGGAAATGAACGATGCCCTGGCAAAAATTGGCTGGGGTGCCGTTACGGTAGATGGTTTTATACCACCTGCTGCATTTATGGAATACCAGGCTTACCGTGTGCTGGTGATAGCTGCCGACATCCGCCAGCTTAAGCATATAGAATATACGCCTGCCCCGGATATCATCCACGAATCGGCCGGCCACGCTCCTATTATTGCCGATAAGGATTACCACGACTACCTGAGCTATTTTGGCTCGATTGGTGCAAAAGCCATGTTCTCAGCCCAAGATTTTGAACTTTACGAAGCCATACGTGCGCTATCTATCTTAAAGGAAATGCCTGATGCCGACGCAGCTGAAATTGCAGAAGCTGAAAAGCTGGTAGAAGATCGACAGCAAAACATGGGTGAGCCTTCGGAGATGGCTTTATTAAGCCGACTGCATTGGTGGACGGTTGAATATGGATTAATTGGACCACTTGAAGATCCTAAAATTTATGGTGCGGGGCTACTTTCATCTATCGGCGAAAGTGCAAGCTGCATGAAATCTGATGTGGCCAAGATCACTTATACGATAGATGCGGTTAATTATCCTTACGATATTACAAAGCCGCAGCCGCAGTTATTTGTAACGCCAACTTTTCAAAACCTCATTGATGTATTGGAGCAATTTGCCGATACCATGTCATTCAGGCGTGGTGGTAGCTATGGCTTGCAAAAAGCAGTGGATAGCAAAAATACCTGCACTGCTGTATACAGTTCAGGCTTGCAGGTGAGCGGCACTTTTACAAGTTTCACGGAGTTTCAGGGGCAACTTGCTTTTGTGAAAACCAGCGGGCCATCCATGTTAGCCATTGCAGATAAACAGCTAAGCGGCCACGGAAAGGATTATCATAAAGATGGTTTCAGTTCGCCGGTTGGCAGATTAAAAGGCTTTGAGAAGGCGTTGGAAATGGCAACCACCGAAGAGTTAAGCAAATTAGGCATTGAAAATGGTAAAAACGTAAGTTTAACTTTTGAGAGTGGTGTCAATGTCACAGGCTTAATTACCCACTTAACTTACAACCAGGAAAAGTTAGCTTTAATTACTTTTGCAGACTGCACAGTAAAGGATGAGAATGGGAATATATTATTCGACCCATCATGGGGTGTGTATGACATGGCTATAGGCGAAAGGATTGTTTCTGTTTTTTGCGGCGCAGCCGATAAGGAAGCTTTTGAAGAAATTGCCTACAAATCGACCACTAATACATTCCATGCAAGTTATGATGCCAGCACGCTTGAGCTGCATCAGCTTTACCAGCAAGTACGTAATTGCAGGCAAACTCACAGCAGCTTAGATTATTTGGGCAATGTGTGGCAAACGCTTCAGCAAAAGCATCACACCGACTGGTTATGCGCATTGGAAATTCTGGAAGTATTAGACCATGAAAACGCAAAACCGGAATTAGCATCCGAAATCAGAGACTTTTTAGAGCAAAAAGCCGCTAATGAACCTGAGCTTAAGAAGCTGATTGCCGACGGCCTTTACCTGATTAAACACCCGGTTGAACAAAAACTGGTAGTGTAG
- a CDS encoding SDR family NAD(P)-dependent oxidoreductase: MNIIITGASSGVGFEAALELINKDENHVIALARQQNKLSRLQEIATSLNPGCTIYPVVFDLVNDDYDGLKQFIEQKFGGHVDILINNAGALINKPFEQTDEGDFVEMLQSNFLAHIRMTQAMLPYIKAGGHIVNIGSMGGVQGSAKFAGLSAYSASKAALHNFTETLANELTDRKISVNCLALGSAQTEMLEQAFPGYESPVMAFEMGKYIADFSLTGHKFFNGKILPVAVTTP, from the coding sequence ATGAATATCATTATCACCGGTGCCAGCAGTGGCGTAGGCTTCGAGGCAGCGTTAGAGCTTATCAATAAAGACGAAAACCATGTAATTGCTTTGGCGCGCCAGCAAAACAAATTGAGCCGCCTTCAGGAAATTGCGACCAGCTTAAACCCTGGCTGTACTATTTACCCTGTTGTGTTTGACCTGGTGAATGATGATTATGATGGCTTAAAACAATTTATTGAACAGAAATTTGGCGGGCATGTGGATATATTGATCAATAATGCGGGCGCACTGATCAACAAGCCTTTTGAACAAACCGATGAAGGCGACTTTGTGGAGATGTTGCAAAGTAATTTCCTGGCGCATATACGCATGACGCAGGCGATGCTGCCTTACATTAAAGCTGGCGGCCACATTGTTAACATCGGTAGCATGGGCGGCGTACAGGGAAGCGCTAAGTTTGCAGGTTTATCTGCTTATTCGGCAAGCAAAGCAGCATTACATAACTTTACGGAAACGCTGGCTAACGAACTCACCGACCGTAAGATCAGCGTTAATTGCCTTGCCCTTGGATCGGCACAAACAGAAATGTTAGAGCAGGCTTTCCCAGGCTACGAGTCGCCTGTGATGGCATTTGAAATGGGTAAGTACATTGCTGATTTTTCGCTTACCGGTCACAAGTTCTTCAACGGAAAAATACTGCCTGTTGCTGTAACAACTCCTTAA
- a CDS encoding carbon-nitrogen hydrolase: MSKVNVGLVQMSCTADKQQNLQKAIEKVREAAQKGAQIVCLQELFTSLYFCDVEDYDNFALAEAIPGPSTDELSKVAAELNVVIIASLFEKRTQGLYHNTTAVLDADGSYLGKYRKMHIPDDPGFYEKFYFTPGDLGYKTFKTKFATIGVLICWDQWYPEAARITALMGAEILFYPTAIGWASTQDVTTNTEQYNAWQTIQRSHAVANGVHVVSVNRVGEEAGLKFWGGSFVSNPFGTVMFQGSHHDEEITVVELDLKKTNYYRTHWPFLRDRRVETYQPITKRLIDED, encoded by the coding sequence ATGAGTAAAGTAAACGTTGGACTGGTGCAGATGTCATGTACGGCAGATAAGCAACAGAATTTGCAGAAAGCTATTGAGAAGGTACGCGAGGCAGCTCAAAAGGGTGCCCAGATCGTGTGCTTGCAAGAGCTTTTTACCTCACTTTATTTTTGTGATGTTGAGGATTACGACAATTTTGCATTGGCAGAAGCTATTCCCGGCCCATCAACAGATGAGCTTTCAAAGGTGGCAGCCGAGCTTAATGTAGTGATCATTGCATCGCTGTTTGAAAAACGCACACAAGGGCTTTACCATAATACTACTGCGGTTTTAGATGCCGATGGCAGTTATTTAGGTAAATACCGCAAAATGCATATTCCTGATGATCCGGGTTTCTATGAAAAATTTTACTTTACTCCCGGGGATTTAGGCTACAAAACCTTCAAGACTAAATTTGCAACTATTGGCGTACTGATCTGCTGGGACCAGTGGTATCCGGAAGCAGCACGTATCACTGCATTAATGGGTGCCGAAATATTATTCTATCCTACAGCTATCGGCTGGGCTTCAACACAGGATGTAACTACCAATACCGAGCAATACAATGCATGGCAAACTATTCAGCGTTCGCACGCGGTAGCTAATGGCGTACACGTGGTAAGCGTGAACAGGGTAGGCGAAGAAGCAGGTTTGAAATTCTGGGGTGGCTCATTTGTATCAAACCCATTTGGTACGGTTATGTTCCAGGGTTCACACCATGACGAGGAAATCACTGTAGTTGAACTTGATCTGAAAAAGACAAATTACTACCGTACACACTGGCCTTTCCTTCGCGACAGGCGTGTAGAAACTTACCAGCCGATAACAAAAAGGCTTATTGACGAGGACTAA
- a CDS encoding DUF4288 domain-containing protein, translating into MNWYVAKIIFRILCNDGNCQAQFDEQLRLISAQTKSEAFEKAIAFGRQNEDRFLNDDRQKVKWSFVNVADINEISGLKDGVELYSNIHEATDADLYVGWANHKAALLQLEN; encoded by the coding sequence ATGAACTGGTACGTAGCAAAAATTATTTTCCGTATACTATGTAATGATGGTAACTGCCAGGCGCAGTTTGATGAGCAACTGCGCCTGATCAGTGCCCAAACCAAAAGCGAAGCCTTTGAAAAAGCAATAGCTTTTGGCCGCCAGAACGAAGACCGTTTTTTGAATGATGATAGGCAGAAAGTAAAATGGTCATTTGTTAACGTGGCTGATATCAATGAAATAAGCGGCCTTAAAGATGGCGTTGAACTGTATTCCAATATTCACGAGGCTACCGATGCCGATTTGTACGTAGGCTGGGCAAATCATAAGGCAGCTTTGCTTCAACTTGAAAATTAA
- a CDS encoding agmatine deiminase family protein yields the protein MDYRPSTIDSPYQAGFSFPAEWAPHTATWLSWPHKEESWPGKIGMVYHNYCQFIKVVAEGELVRINVKDELMQAFAKQQLELVGADLSKIEFYEFPTNDAWCRDHGPAFLINRETKQKVVVDWGYNAWGGKYPPFDMDDVIPTRIAQQFGLPVYHPGIVMEGGSVDFNGAGTILTTTACLLNENRNPHLNQQQIEEYLRNYYGVEQVLWLGDGIIGDDTDGHIDDITRFVNEDTVVTVVEENKNDENYHILQENLQTLKGMRLLNGKQLNIVELPMPDPVIYDGQRLPASYANFYIANSAVVVPTYRCDNDAKALDILRQCFPDRKVVGIDSTDIIWGLGSFHCLSQQEPAV from the coding sequence ATGGACTATCGACCATCGACTATTGACTCTCCCTACCAAGCCGGCTTCTCATTTCCTGCCGAATGGGCGCCGCATACTGCTACATGGCTTAGCTGGCCGCATAAAGAAGAATCTTGGCCGGGAAAAATCGGTATGGTTTATCATAACTATTGCCAGTTTATTAAAGTTGTTGCCGAAGGCGAACTGGTCCGCATTAACGTAAAAGACGAATTGATGCAGGCCTTTGCTAAGCAGCAATTAGAATTAGTTGGAGCAGACTTGAGTAAAATTGAGTTTTACGAGTTTCCGACTAATGATGCCTGGTGTCGCGATCATGGTCCGGCGTTTTTAATTAATCGCGAAACTAAACAAAAGGTAGTAGTTGACTGGGGCTACAATGCCTGGGGAGGTAAGTATCCGCCGTTTGATATGGATGATGTTATCCCTACACGCATTGCTCAACAATTCGGCTTGCCGGTTTATCATCCCGGTATCGTAATGGAAGGCGGTTCGGTTGATTTTAATGGTGCAGGCACGATACTTACCACCACAGCATGTTTGTTGAATGAGAACCGCAATCCGCATTTAAATCAGCAACAGATAGAAGAATACTTGCGCAATTATTACGGCGTAGAACAGGTGCTATGGCTTGGCGATGGTATAATCGGCGATGATACTGACGGCCACATTGACGATATTACCCGTTTTGTAAACGAGGATACCGTAGTTACCGTTGTTGAAGAAAATAAAAACGACGAAAATTATCACATCCTGCAAGAGAACCTACAAACACTTAAAGGCATGCGTTTGCTTAACGGTAAGCAATTAAACATTGTAGAATTGCCAATGCCTGATCCTGTTATTTATGATGGTCAGCGTTTACCGGCGTCTTATGCTAATTTCTATATTGCAAACAGTGCGGTAGTTGTACCAACTTATCGTTGTGATAATGATGCAAAGGCGTTAGATATTTTGCGGCAGTGTTTCCCTGACAGGAAGGTAGTAGGTATTGATTCTACAGATATTATCTGGGGACTGGGGAGCTTTCACTGCTTAAGCCAGCAGGAGCCGGCAGTATAA
- a CDS encoding SDR family NAD(P)-dependent oxidoreductase, with translation MESTNKIALVTGGSRGLGKNEALTLAKHGHHVIITYNSRKDEADKVVAEIEGLGRKAAALQLNAGEAKTFEAFKGRLTEVLKSVFNTERFDFLINNAGIDWAAPFEQTTEEQLDTLYNIHFKGVFLLSQTLSPIINDGGRIVNTSTGLARFTTPGYAAYASMKGAIETLTKYMAKELGKRKINVNMVAPGIIETDFTAAAREHEGLVEYISSQTALGRIGQPDDIGGVVAFLCSDDARWVTAQRVEASGGMFL, from the coding sequence ATGGAAAGCACAAACAAAATAGCATTAGTAACCGGCGGTAGCCGAGGGTTAGGTAAAAACGAAGCGCTTACGCTTGCAAAGCACGGGCATCATGTAATTATTACTTATAACAGCCGTAAAGATGAAGCGGACAAAGTAGTAGCCGAAATTGAAGGGCTTGGCCGCAAGGCTGCGGCTTTGCAATTAAACGCCGGCGAGGCTAAAACTTTTGAGGCATTTAAAGGCCGGCTTACCGAAGTTTTGAAAAGCGTGTTCAATACAGAAAGATTCGATTTTTTAATAAATAATGCCGGTATAGACTGGGCTGCACCTTTTGAACAAACCACCGAAGAACAGCTGGATACCCTTTATAATATTCACTTTAAAGGCGTATTTCTGTTGAGCCAAACTTTATCACCAATAATAAATGATGGCGGCCGTATTGTAAATACTTCTACAGGTTTGGCACGTTTCACCACCCCGGGTTATGCAGCTTATGCTTCAATGAAAGGCGCTATCGAAACCTTAACTAAATATATGGCGAAGGAATTAGGTAAACGCAAGATTAATGTAAATATGGTTGCACCAGGGATAATCGAAACTGATTTTACCGCTGCTGCACGTGAGCATGAAGGATTGGTAGAATATATCTCCAGCCAGACCGCTTTAGGCCGTATTGGCCAGCCGGATGACATTGGCGGTGTAGTAGCATTTCTATGCTCAGACGATGCGCGCTGGGTAACTGCACAACGCGTAGAAGCATCAGGCGGTATGTTCTTATAG
- a CDS encoding LiaF transmembrane domain-containing protein — MNNDINTQKAGNGKAIAGTLLLIFGGILLVKQLDFFFFPGWIFSWPAILIMIGLVTGARCNFKKPGSIIMIVIGAVFLIDDIFPMIDIGHFIFPLALMAGGFWIIFGRKKKLENRRYRQQWAERNSAAWNSEWDARVNTENPADPADPTAGSDSEGSTTNNAYGSNFNHVNGDDFIDTTSVFGSVNKTILSKDFKGGEIVNVFGGTELNFTQADISGRVYIDITQLFGGIKLIVPPHWQVISDIAAVFAGIDDKRRPGTIAQSPDKILILKGTSIFAGIEVRSY; from the coding sequence ATGAATAACGATATAAATACACAAAAGGCCGGTAACGGCAAAGCAATTGCCGGTACATTGCTTCTCATTTTTGGAGGCATCCTTTTAGTAAAACAGCTTGACTTCTTTTTCTTCCCTGGTTGGATTTTCAGCTGGCCTGCTATCCTGATCATGATTGGTTTAGTAACAGGTGCACGTTGCAATTTCAAAAAGCCAGGATCTATCATCATGATCGTTATCGGAGCCGTATTCCTTATAGACGATATTTTTCCGATGATTGATATCGGCCATTTTATATTCCCGTTAGCGTTAATGGCGGGTGGTTTCTGGATCATCTTCGGCCGAAAAAAAAAACTGGAAAACCGCAGGTACAGGCAACAATGGGCTGAGCGAAATTCAGCAGCATGGAACAGCGAATGGGATGCACGTGTAAATACTGAAAACCCGGCAGATCCGGCAGACCCAACAGCCGGATCTGATTCAGAAGGTTCAACAACCAACAATGCTTACGGCAGCAACTTTAATCATGTTAACGGTGATGATTTTATTGATACTACCTCAGTTTTTGGTAGTGTTAATAAAACCATTCTTTCGAAAGACTTTAAGGGAGGCGAGATCGTAAACGTTTTCGGCGGTACCGAACTTAACTTTACCCAGGCTGATATAAGTGGCAGGGTGTATATAGATATTACGCAGTTATTTGGTGGTATTAAATTAATTGTGCCCCCGCACTGGCAGGTAATATCAGATATAGCAGCAGTATTTGCCGGTATTGACGATAAGCGCCGCCCCGGTACAATAGCACAAAGCCCTGATAAGATATTGATACTTAAAGGCACATCCATTTTTGCAGGTATAGAAGTAAGAAGCTATTAA